In Streptomyces longhuiensis, the following proteins share a genomic window:
- a CDS encoding type A2 lantipeptide, producing the protein MNSTPQVETLEISDADLDNVSGGLVGGLAANLTGTADSIVPVSGVVGGLTGTVEGLTGVNTAAVTGLATGLTAGL; encoded by the coding sequence ATGAACTCCACCCCCCAGGTTGAGACCCTCGAGATCTCCGACGCCGACCTCGACAACGTGTCGGGCGGCCTCGTCGGCGGTCTCGCCGCCAACCTGACCGGCACGGCCGACTCGATCGTCCCCGTCTCCGGCGTCGTCGGCGGCCTGACCGGCACCGTCGAGGGCCTGACCGGCGTCAACACCGCCGCCGTCACCGGCCTGGCCACCGGCCTGACCGCCGGTCTCTGA
- a CDS encoding HlyD family efflux transporter periplasmic adaptor subunit, whose protein sequence is MQFRQQALSKLQSPEELDLPVRLARPQGVLALAVTLVVMAAASVWAVTGSLSSTLRVPGVLTHAQGSYVLQSPVTGQVTGVLAKEGQHLGANSPLLKVSTPQGDRYVRTVDAGRVTTLVARIGAVVTTGSDVATVEKTRTKDPLLAMLYVPADRAGTVPVGADVDLTVQSAPSQQYGMLRGRVQAVGRGAQSSQRVEAFLGDKEMATQFTKDGPTVAVLVKLVASSSTKSGYAWSSKGGPPYALDSMTPASGAVHLAEQRPIDWLLP, encoded by the coding sequence GTGCAGTTCCGCCAACAGGCCCTGTCCAAACTGCAGTCGCCCGAGGAACTCGACCTTCCCGTGCGGCTCGCCAGGCCCCAGGGCGTACTCGCGCTGGCCGTGACCCTCGTCGTCATGGCGGCCGCGTCCGTATGGGCGGTGACCGGGTCGCTCTCCTCGACGCTGCGGGTCCCCGGCGTCCTCACCCACGCGCAGGGCAGTTACGTCCTCCAGAGCCCCGTCACCGGTCAGGTCACGGGCGTGCTCGCCAAGGAGGGTCAGCACCTCGGCGCGAACTCCCCGCTCCTCAAGGTCAGTACACCGCAGGGCGACCGCTATGTGCGGACCGTCGACGCGGGCCGCGTCACCACCCTCGTCGCCCGGATCGGCGCGGTCGTCACGACCGGTTCCGACGTGGCGACCGTCGAGAAGACCCGCACCAAGGACCCCCTCCTCGCGATGCTGTACGTCCCCGCGGACCGCGCGGGCACCGTGCCCGTCGGAGCGGACGTGGACCTCACCGTCCAGTCGGCACCGTCCCAGCAGTACGGCATGCTGCGCGGCCGCGTGCAGGCGGTCGGGCGCGGCGCGCAGAGCAGTCAGCGGGTCGAGGCCTTCCTCGGCGACAAGGAAATGGCCACGCAGTTCACGAAGGACGGCCCGACGGTCGCGGTCCTCGTGAAGCTCGTCGCGTCGTCCTCCACCAAGTCGGGCTACGCCTGGTCGTCCAAGGGCGGCCCCCCGTACGCGCTCGACTCGATGACCCCCGCCTCCGGCGCCGTGCACCTCGCCGAGCAGCGCCCGATCGATTGGCTGCTCCCGTGA
- a CDS encoding lactonase family protein, with product MSSSTGRRRFLGGIAAVAAGGVVTAAAGPAQARAPRAGRPLFLGTYTSQDGGGGGIGLATYDASTGRITGTGTIGGVADPSYLAVHPRGHTLYAVDEGQDGGVTAVRLADRRVLGRQSTGGAGPCHLSVHPSGRWLLSANYLSGSVAVHPIAASGALGERTALVTHAKPAPGPGQEGPHAHQIITSPDGRHVLAVDLGNDTVYTYRLDTAAGTLTQVSYASLRPGAGPRHLTFHPGGRFAYLADEVDNTVVVCAYDPPTGRLTPGEPQPTGTGSGTSYPAQILVTAEGGFAYLANRGHNSLTRYAIEGDGARLRLLDTVPVGGDFPRHIAFSPDEQLLFAANQKSGSVTVFHVDHCGGGLTPAEGPAFAAPIAVCALPL from the coding sequence ATGAGCAGCAGCACCGGCCGCCGCCGCTTCCTCGGCGGGATCGCGGCCGTCGCGGCCGGCGGTGTCGTCACGGCGGCGGCGGGTCCCGCGCAGGCCCGGGCGCCGCGCGCGGGACGCCCCCTGTTCCTCGGCACGTACACCTCCCAGGACGGCGGTGGCGGCGGCATCGGACTCGCGACGTACGACGCGAGCACGGGCCGGATCACGGGTACCGGCACGATCGGCGGAGTGGCCGACCCCTCGTATCTGGCGGTGCACCCGCGCGGCCACACCCTGTACGCGGTCGACGAGGGGCAGGACGGCGGAGTGACGGCGGTCAGGCTCGCGGACCGGCGCGTGCTCGGCCGGCAGAGCACCGGCGGCGCGGGCCCCTGTCATCTGTCGGTGCACCCGAGCGGCCGGTGGCTGCTGAGCGCCAACTACCTCTCGGGCAGCGTCGCCGTGCACCCCATCGCCGCGTCCGGCGCGCTCGGTGAACGCACGGCGCTCGTCACCCACGCCAAGCCCGCGCCCGGCCCCGGCCAGGAGGGCCCGCACGCGCACCAGATCATCACGTCCCCGGACGGGCGGCACGTGCTCGCCGTCGACCTGGGCAACGACACCGTCTACACGTACCGCCTCGACACCGCTGCCGGGACGCTCACGCAGGTGTCGTACGCGTCGCTGCGTCCGGGCGCCGGCCCCCGTCACCTCACGTTCCACCCGGGCGGCCGCTTCGCGTACCTCGCCGACGAGGTGGACAACACGGTGGTCGTCTGCGCCTACGACCCGCCGACGGGACGCCTCACGCCCGGCGAACCGCAGCCCACCGGCACCGGGTCCGGCACCAGCTACCCGGCGCAGATCCTGGTCACCGCCGAGGGCGGCTTCGCCTATCTCGCCAACCGCGGGCACAACAGCCTGACCCGGTACGCGATCGAGGGGGACGGCGCGCGGCTGCGCCTGCTCGACACGGTCCCCGTCGGCGGCGACTTCCCGCGCCACATCGCCTTCTCGCCCGACGAGCAACTGCTGTTCGCCGCGAACCAGAAGTCGGGGTCCGTGACCGTCTTCCACGTCGACCACTGCGGCGGCGGGCTCACCCCGGCGGAAGGTCCCGCGTTCGCCGCGCCGATCGCCGTCTGCGCACTGCCGCTGTAG